Proteins encoded together in one Thermus neutrinimicus window:
- the metH gene encoding methionine synthase yields the protein MVEVHTCSPGCRHHLGGAGFGDAPLVRLGYNKEARAEKFPYLKALLQRPLVFDGAMGTELQKRDLTPEDYGGEAYFGCPEVLNLTRPEVIREIHRAYLEAGAEVIETNTFGALRHVLAEYGLAEKAEELAYLGARIAKEVADPYGAFVAGALGPGTKLISLGQISWDELFAAYKEAVRGLLRGGVDLILLETAQDILQVRCAVLAAREAMAEVGREVPLQVQVTMEATGTMLVGTDEQAALAALESLPIDVVGMNCATGPDLMDSKIRYFAENATRFVSCLPNAGLPRNEGGKVVYDLTPEELAQWHLKFVTEYGVNAVGGCCGTGPEHIRKVAEVVKGKPAPKRKETFPPQVASLYQAVPLRQEASVFLVGERLNATGSKRFREMLFARDLEGILALAREQVEEGAHALDLSVAWTGRDELGDLAWLLPHLAPAVTVPFMVDSTSPEAMELALKHLPGRVLLNSANLEDGLEKFDRVASLAKAHGAALVVLTIDEKGMAKTREEKVRVALRMYERLTEHHGFRPEDLLFDLLTFPITQGDEESRPLAKETLLAMEELRERLPGVGFILGVSNVSFGLKPRARRVLNSVFLDEARKRGLTAAIVDAGKILPISQIPEEAYALALDLIHDRRREGFDPLLAFMGYFETHREDPALKEDAFQALPLLERLKRRVVEGRKGGLEADLDEALRQGHKPLDLINGPLLSGMKEVGELFGAGKMQLPFVLQAAEVMKRAVAHLEPHMERRGEGRGKMVLATVKGDVHDIGKNLVDIILTNNGYQVINLGIKVPIEEILKALEEHKPHAVGMSGLLVKSTVVMKENLEYMRDRGYTLPVILGGAALTRSYVEELKAIYPNVYYAEDAFEGLRLMEALTGGEATLVKQQAPKPKVEAPRAVPRAKPVGEAPFVPRPPFFGVRVEENLDLATIAHYVNKLALFRGQWGYSRKGLTREEWQALVEREAEPVFRRLLREAKEEGWLRPKVLYGFFPVAREGEEVLVFSPETGQVLERFAFPRQKGGGLSLVDYFRPRFAPPLADEAEWLPAYGAGARDVLGVQLVTMGEEPARKAKALFQAGAYQDYLFVHGFSVEMTEALAEYWHKRMRQMWGIAGKDATEIRRLFQQGYQGARYSFGYPACPDLADQAKLDRLMGFGRVGVRLTENFQLDPEHSTSALVVHHPEARYFNVD from the coding sequence ATGGTGGAGGTCCACACCTGCAGCCCTGGTTGCCGCCACCACCTGGGAGGGGCGGGGTTTGGGGATGCCCCCTTGGTGCGGCTGGGTTACAACAAGGAGGCCCGGGCAGAGAAGTTCCCTTACCTCAAGGCCCTCTTGCAGAGACCCCTGGTCTTTGACGGGGCCATGGGCACTGAGCTGCAAAAAAGGGACCTCACCCCGGAGGACTACGGCGGGGAAGCGTACTTTGGTTGCCCGGAGGTGCTGAACCTAACCCGTCCCGAGGTCATCCGGGAGATCCACCGGGCTTACCTCGAGGCCGGGGCGGAGGTGATCGAGACCAACACCTTCGGTGCCCTGCGCCATGTGCTGGCCGAGTACGGTCTGGCCGAGAAGGCGGAGGAGCTGGCCTACCTGGGGGCCAGGATAGCCAAGGAGGTGGCCGATCCCTACGGGGCCTTCGTGGCGGGGGCCTTGGGGCCGGGCACCAAGCTCATCTCCCTGGGGCAGATCTCCTGGGATGAACTCTTTGCCGCCTACAAGGAGGCCGTGCGGGGGTTGCTTAGGGGTGGGGTGGACTTGATCCTTCTGGAAACCGCCCAGGACATCTTGCAGGTGCGCTGTGCGGTCCTGGCGGCCCGGGAGGCCATGGCCGAGGTGGGCAGGGAGGTGCCCTTGCAGGTACAGGTGACCATGGAAGCCACGGGCACCATGCTGGTGGGCACGGACGAGCAGGCGGCCCTGGCGGCCTTGGAGAGCCTGCCCATCGATGTGGTGGGCATGAACTGCGCCACGGGCCCTGACCTCATGGACTCCAAGATCCGCTATTTTGCGGAGAACGCCACCCGCTTCGTGAGCTGTCTGCCCAACGCCGGCTTGCCCCGGAACGAGGGGGGAAAGGTGGTCTACGACCTCACCCCGGAGGAGCTGGCCCAGTGGCACCTCAAGTTCGTCACCGAGTACGGGGTGAACGCGGTGGGGGGGTGTTGCGGCACGGGGCCCGAGCATATCCGCAAGGTGGCGGAGGTGGTGAAGGGGAAGCCTGCCCCCAAGCGCAAGGAGACCTTCCCCCCCCAGGTGGCCTCCCTTTACCAGGCGGTTCCCCTGCGCCAGGAGGCCAGCGTTTTCCTGGTGGGGGAGCGTTTAAACGCCACGGGGAGCAAGCGGTTTAGGGAGATGCTTTTTGCCCGGGACCTCGAGGGTATCCTGGCCCTCGCCCGGGAGCAGGTGGAGGAGGGAGCCCACGCCCTGGACCTCTCGGTGGCCTGGACGGGAAGGGATGAGCTAGGGGACCTGGCCTGGCTCCTCCCCCATTTGGCCCCCGCGGTCACCGTGCCCTTCATGGTGGACTCCACCTCTCCCGAGGCCATGGAGTTGGCCCTCAAGCACCTTCCGGGCCGGGTCCTCTTGAACTCCGCCAACCTCGAGGATGGCCTAGAGAAGTTTGACCGGGTGGCCTCCCTGGCCAAGGCCCATGGTGCGGCCTTGGTGGTCCTCACCATAGACGAGAAGGGTATGGCCAAAACCCGAGAGGAGAAGGTGCGGGTGGCCTTGCGCATGTACGAGCGCCTTACCGAGCACCACGGCTTCCGCCCGGAGGACCTCCTCTTTGACCTCCTCACCTTCCCCATCACCCAAGGGGACGAGGAAAGCCGGCCTTTGGCCAAGGAAACCCTTTTGGCCATGGAGGAGTTACGGGAGAGGCTTCCTGGGGTGGGATTCATCCTGGGGGTATCCAACGTCTCCTTCGGCCTTAAGCCCAGGGCCAGGCGGGTCCTTAACTCGGTATTCCTGGACGAAGCCCGAAAAAGGGGCCTCACCGCCGCCATCGTGGATGCGGGAAAGATCCTCCCCATCAGCCAGATTCCCGAGGAGGCCTATGCCCTGGCCCTGGACCTGATCCATGACCGGAGGCGGGAGGGGTTTGACCCCCTCCTGGCCTTCATGGGCTACTTCGAGACCCACCGGGAGGACCCTGCCCTCAAGGAGGATGCCTTCCAGGCCCTTCCCCTGCTGGAGAGGTTGAAGCGCCGGGTGGTGGAGGGAAGGAAGGGGGGCCTCGAGGCGGACCTGGACGAGGCCTTGCGGCAGGGGCATAAACCCCTGGACCTCATCAATGGCCCCCTCCTTTCGGGCATGAAGGAGGTGGGGGAGCTCTTTGGGGCGGGGAAGATGCAGCTCCCCTTCGTGCTCCAGGCCGCGGAGGTGATGAAGCGGGCGGTGGCCCACCTCGAGCCCCACATGGAACGCCGGGGCGAGGGCCGGGGCAAGATGGTGCTGGCCACGGTGAAGGGGGATGTTCACGACATCGGCAAGAACCTGGTGGATATCATCCTCACCAACAACGGCTACCAGGTGATCAACCTGGGCATCAAGGTCCCCATTGAGGAGATCCTGAAGGCGCTGGAGGAGCACAAGCCCCATGCGGTGGGGATGTCCGGACTCCTGGTCAAAAGCACCGTGGTCATGAAGGAGAACCTGGAGTACATGCGGGATAGGGGGTATACCCTGCCGGTGATCCTGGGGGGGGCGGCCCTCACCCGCTCCTACGTGGAGGAGCTAAAGGCCATCTATCCCAACGTCTACTACGCGGAGGACGCCTTTGAAGGCCTTAGGCTCATGGAGGCCCTCACCGGCGGGGAGGCCACCTTGGTGAAGCAGCAAGCTCCAAAGCCCAAGGTGGAGGCTCCCAGGGCGGTACCCAGGGCCAAGCCTGTGGGGGAGGCCCCTTTCGTTCCCCGCCCCCCCTTCTTTGGGGTGCGGGTGGAGGAGAACCTGGACCTGGCCACCATCGCCCACTATGTGAACAAGCTGGCCCTTTTCCGCGGCCAGTGGGGGTATAGCCGTAAGGGCCTCACCCGGGAGGAGTGGCAGGCCCTGGTGGAACGGGAGGCGGAGCCCGTTTTCCGAAGGCTTCTTCGGGAAGCCAAGGAGGAGGGGTGGCTTAGGCCCAAGGTTCTCTACGGTTTCTTCCCTGTGGCCCGGGAAGGGGAGGAGGTTCTGGTGTTCTCCCCGGAAACCGGCCAGGTGCTGGAGCGCTTCGCCTTTCCCCGGCAGAAGGGCGGGGGCCTTAGCCTGGTGGACTACTTCCGCCCCCGCTTCGCCCCCCCTTTGGCGGATGAGGCGGAGTGGCTCCCCGCCTATGGGGCAGGGGCCAGGGATGTTCTGGGGGTGCAGCTCGTAACCATGGGGGAGGAGCCTGCCCGGAAGGCGAAGGCGCTTTTCCAGGCCGGGGCTTACCAGGATTACCTCTTCGTGCACGGCTTCAGCGTGGAGATGACCGAGGCTTTGGCGGAGTACTGGCACAAGAGGATGCGCCAGATGTGGGGTATTGCCGGGAAGGACGCCACCGAGATCCGCAGGCTCTTCCAGCAGGGGTACCAAGGAGCCCGCTACTCCTTTGGCTACCCCGCTTGCCCGGATTTGGCGGACCAGGCCAAGCTGGACCGGCTCATGGGCTTCGGCAGGGTTGGGGTACGCCTCACGGAGAACTTCCAGCTGGACCCCGAGCACAGCACCAGCGCCCTCGTGGTCCATCACCCCGAGGCGCGGTATTTCAACGTGGACTGA
- a CDS encoding sialidase family protein — MVSQDGIHFESGSLPGILNAVAFADGLWVAVGWGGLILTSRDGREWNRQSSGVWKGLFGVTWGKGRWVVVGEHGTVLTSPDGIRWQPGHLDGMPFLTGVAWNGTQFIASGWGLALYASSDGILWQPVYQGTGQQLLDVGYGDKSFVAVGYEGWKGIILASLNGSRWRLLARVPGWLTGVTWGRDRFVAVGEKGLILVSRDGYHWEVAPTPFSQWLYGVAFGKDRFVAVGEALLLSRDGLEWQPLPVPGGKTLLGVAYGNGTFVAAGEKGTLLASHDGRTWEEILGDGSFWFKGVVYARDRFVVTGYGQVLVSKRGWDWEEANTRHLPKYLPSITFGQERFALVGHARPGEGLVAFSPDGFTWEEYLWLGMEPEAITFGNGLFVIAGNCGTLLTFSPR; from the coding sequence TTGGTCTCCCAGGACGGGATTCACTTTGAGTCAGGGTCCCTCCCTGGCATCCTCAACGCGGTAGCCTTTGCCGATGGGTTATGGGTAGCTGTAGGCTGGGGAGGTCTCATCCTTACCTCCCGGGACGGGAGAGAGTGGAACCGACAGTCCTCAGGTGTCTGGAAGGGGCTCTTTGGGGTTACCTGGGGAAAGGGGCGATGGGTGGTGGTGGGCGAACACGGCACCGTACTCACCTCACCGGATGGGATCCGCTGGCAACCCGGGCATCTCGACGGCATGCCCTTCCTCACCGGGGTAGCTTGGAATGGAACCCAGTTCATCGCTTCGGGGTGGGGCCTTGCCCTATATGCCTCCTCCGATGGCATCCTTTGGCAACCCGTGTATCAAGGTACGGGGCAACAACTTTTGGACGTGGGATACGGCGATAAAAGCTTCGTAGCGGTGGGATACGAGGGGTGGAAGGGAATAATCCTAGCCTCTCTCAACGGGTCGAGATGGCGCCTCCTAGCCCGCGTGCCAGGATGGCTCACGGGTGTGACCTGGGGCCGGGATCGTTTCGTGGCGGTGGGGGAAAAGGGCCTAATTCTGGTTTCCCGGGATGGTTACCATTGGGAAGTGGCTCCCACCCCCTTCTCCCAATGGCTTTACGGGGTTGCATTTGGCAAAGACCGTTTTGTGGCAGTGGGAGAAGCCCTCCTCCTTTCCCGAGATGGTCTTGAGTGGCAACCCTTGCCGGTACCTGGAGGAAAAACCCTTCTAGGTGTGGCCTACGGCAACGGAACCTTTGTGGCAGCGGGAGAAAAGGGCACCCTCCTGGCGTCCCATGATGGGCGAACTTGGGAGGAAATACTTGGAGATGGCTCTTTCTGGTTCAAAGGCGTGGTGTATGCCCGGGACCGCTTCGTGGTAACCGGCTACGGACAGGTTCTGGTTTCCAAAAGGGGTTGGGACTGGGAGGAGGCCAACACCAGGCACCTACCCAAGTACCTTCCTAGCATTACCTTCGGCCAGGAACGCTTTGCCTTGGTGGGACACGCCCGACCCGGCGAGGGCCTAGTCGCCTTCTCCCCAGACGGCTTCACCTGGGAAGAGTACCTTTGGCTCGGGATGGAGCCCGAAGCCATTACCTTTGGCAATGGGTTGTTTGTGATCGCGGGGAATTGCGGAACCCTTCTCACCTTCAGTCCACGTTGA
- a CDS encoding chorismate-binding protein — protein sequence MLGLYHAARALGLKPFLLESLGVRTPFSRLSLLGVRPKHRLEVWEGRLYLDGKRVGEALDIFAHLEKGLGRGHFPAWIGFFAYEFARHLGLATHGPLPGLPEAAFHYYPEGFALLEGRLVEAPSFPLRPLPYNPSPLPHHPLVSDFPKGAFLEGVASVQERIRAGVVYQVNLSHRFRLLGDVDPLLLYARLRSLNPSPFMGLLEGEGWAVVSGSPERLFKKVGTRVLARPIAGTRPRGRTEAEDLALEKDLLASPKERAEHAMLVDLLRNDLARVALPGTVRVQELFTVERYAHVMHLVSQVEGYTRASLGQVFASLFPGGTITGAPKGTVMEAIGELEPVPRGAYTGSLGYVSGRGADFNILIRSFQRVGEEVYFSTGAGIVIASEAEAEYRETLHKAESLLLALDRGRPGVRPLPPKPTASWVPPPPPRRVGARVLFLENRDSFSYNLVDYLRALGAEVAVVDQEEAPRLQGFSHLVVGPGPKDPFTAGRVLEWTRKALEEGIPFLGVCLGHQALGVALGAELYQERPVHGEAHPIFHSGEGLFAGLPNPLPFARYHSLALRNLPRGVRLLAWTGDGVPMAIWDGRRAYGVQFHPESILSPWGMELLVRFLEEA from the coding sequence GTGCTGGGCCTTTACCACGCTGCCCGTGCCTTGGGGCTAAAGCCCTTTCTCCTGGAATCCTTGGGAGTTAGGACCCCTTTCTCCCGGCTTTCCCTCCTGGGAGTGCGGCCTAAGCACCGCCTCGAGGTGTGGGAGGGCCGGCTTTACCTGGACGGGAAGCGGGTGGGGGAGGCCCTGGACATCTTCGCCCACCTGGAGAAGGGGCTGGGAAGGGGGCATTTTCCCGCCTGGATTGGGTTTTTCGCCTACGAGTTTGCCCGGCATCTGGGCCTGGCCACCCATGGGCCCCTTCCGGGTCTTCCCGAGGCCGCTTTCCACTATTACCCCGAGGGCTTTGCCCTCCTCGAGGGGCGGTTGGTGGAAGCCCCTTCCTTCCCCCTCAGGCCCCTTCCCTACAACCCCTCTCCCTTACCCCACCACCCCCTGGTGTCCGACTTCCCCAAGGGGGCTTTCCTGGAGGGGGTGGCCTCGGTCCAGGAGAGGATCCGGGCCGGGGTGGTCTACCAGGTGAACCTCTCCCACCGGTTCCGCCTCCTGGGGGATGTGGACCCCCTCCTCCTCTACGCCCGTCTCCGCTCCCTAAACCCATCCCCCTTTATGGGGCTCTTGGAGGGGGAAGGTTGGGCGGTGGTCTCGGGAAGCCCGGAGAGGCTCTTTAAAAAGGTGGGCACCCGGGTCCTGGCCCGGCCCATTGCGGGAACCCGGCCTAGGGGGCGGACGGAGGCGGAAGATTTGGCTTTGGAAAAGGACCTCCTTGCCTCCCCCAAGGAACGGGCCGAGCACGCCATGCTGGTGGACCTTTTGCGCAACGACCTGGCCCGGGTGGCCCTGCCGGGTACGGTGAGGGTACAAGAGCTCTTTACGGTGGAGCGCTACGCCCACGTGATGCACCTGGTTTCCCAGGTGGAGGGCTACACCCGGGCCTCCTTGGGTCAGGTCTTTGCCAGCCTCTTCCCAGGAGGCACCATCACCGGGGCCCCTAAGGGAACGGTGATGGAGGCCATTGGGGAGCTGGAGCCTGTGCCGAGGGGGGCCTATACGGGAAGCCTGGGGTACGTGTCGGGCCGGGGGGCGGACTTCAACATCCTCATCCGCTCCTTCCAGAGGGTGGGGGAGGAGGTGTACTTCTCTACGGGAGCGGGGATTGTCATCGCCTCGGAGGCAGAGGCGGAATACCGGGAAACCCTCCACAAAGCGGAAAGCCTCCTTCTGGCCCTGGACCGGGGCCGGCCCGGGGTCAGACCCCTGCCTCCCAAGCCCACGGCCTCCTGGGTCCCGCCACCCCCTCCGAGGAGGGTAGGGGCCCGGGTGCTTTTCTTGGAAAACCGCGATTCCTTCAGCTACAACCTGGTGGACTACCTGCGGGCCCTGGGAGCGGAGGTGGCGGTGGTGGACCAGGAGGAGGCTCCGCGCCTCCAGGGTTTCAGCCACCTGGTGGTGGGGCCGGGGCCCAAAGATCCCTTTACGGCGGGAAGGGTGTTGGAGTGGACCCGAAAGGCCCTGGAGGAGGGCATTCCCTTCCTCGGCGTCTGCCTGGGCCACCAGGCCCTGGGGGTGGCCCTGGGGGCCGAGCTTTACCAGGAAAGGCCGGTCCACGGGGAGGCCCACCCCATCTTCCATAGCGGGGAAGGGCTCTTTGCTGGCCTGCCCAACCCCCTCCCCTTTGCCCGCTACCACTCCCTGGCCCTGAGAAACCTTCCGAGGGGGGTGCGCCTCCTGGCCTGGACGGGGGATGGGGTGCCCATGGCCATTTGGGATGGGAGGCGGGCCTATGGCGTGCAGTTCCATCCCGAGAGTATCCTTTCCCCGTGGGGGATGGAGCTCCTGGTGCGGTTTTTGGAGGAGGCATGA